In the genome of Helicovermis profundi, the window AATCTACACATGAAGGTTTTATGCATGCTTGCGGTCACGATGGGCATATGGCAATGCTTCTAATTTTTGCTAAGTATATGTCTTCTAGAAAGGACAAACTTACTAAAAATATTGTTTTCATTTTTCAACCTGCAGAAGAAGGTCCTGGTGGAGCTGAGGTTCTTTTAAAAGAAGGTTTAAAAGAAGACTTTAATATTATGGAGTTTATTGGAATTCATTTATACCCTGAAACAAATGCAGGTGATTTTTCTCTTAAGAGTGGTCCTATGATGGCTATGACTGGTGAATTTGATATTGAAATTACTGGAAAAAGTGGTCATGGAGCAATGCCTCACAAATCTCTTGATGCAATTGTTTTGTCCGTGGAACTAATTCAGAGCTTTCAAAACATAATTAGTAGAACTATTGATCCAGTATCTCCTGCTGTCTTGACTATTGGAAGAATGGAGTGCGGTGAAAGAAGAAATATTATTGCAGAATCTGCTATTCTTGAAGGAACTCTTAGAGCATTTGATGATACTGTTTACAATTTAATTAAGGAAAAAATGCTTAATCACGCTAAAGGACTTGAAATTTCTTATGGGTGTAAAGTTAATACTATTTTTAGAGATATGTATCCTCCTGTTGTTAATGATATTAATCTCTATAATGATTTTATTAACGCTAACAAAAAATCTTTTAATATTGAGCTTATTGATCCTCAAATGCTGGCTGAAGATTTTTCTTATTATCAAAAGTCCACTCCTGGATTATTTATATTTTTAGGAATACGAAATAAAGAAAAAGGTCATATATTTCCACTTCATAGTTCTAAATTTAATTTTGATGAAGAAATTCTTTTAACAGGAGTTCAGTCTTACATCAATTTACTCGAATATAAAAAAATACTTATAAATAATTAGGAGAAATTATGAATGAAAATTACAGTTTATTAAAAACAAATTTACTCTACACCGCATTAACAATAGTATTCTTAACTATTGGTGGCTATTTTCAAAACAAAGATTTTTATTCGGGCATTTTTATTACAGAATATATTATTATACTTCTTCCAGTTTTTCTTCTAGCAATTTTTACTAAAGTAAACATTAGAAAAGCTCTTAAAATTAACCCTATAAAATTAAAAACTTTATTTAAAATTTTTATTATGGCATTTCTTCTTTTACCTGTAATTGCATCTGCTAATTTACTAATTATTAGCATACTAAGTTTTTTTGGTAAAGTAATAATGCCTCCAATTCCCGAAGTTACAAATGGCAAGGAATTTTTAGTTCAGTTATTTTTTGTTTCAATTTCAGCTGGACTTTGCGAAGAATTTTTCTTTAGAGGAATGGTTCTAAATGCTTATGAAGGTTTTTTCAATAAAAAATGGGGCGTAATTAGTGCCGCTCTTTTATTTGGACTGTTTCATTTTAATATACAAAATCTTTTAGGACCAATTATACTCGGTTTAGTTTTTGGTTATATAGTTCAGCTTACAAATTCTATTTTTGCAAGCGTAATCGCGCATATTGCAAACAATGGTATTGCGGTTACTATTGCATTTATTGGTTCTTACTTTGCATCAGCGCTTCCTGATAATGCTAATAGCGCAGCTGCTTTAAATACACCGTCAATTGTAATTGCTCAGTTTATATTTTTTACAATTATTGCCTCAATAAGTGCATTTGGAGTTTATCTAATTATTAAATCAATTGCTAAAGATTATATTCCTCTTAAAGTATCTGACAATATAAATATTAATGAAACAAACTACTCTGTTATGGAGATTGAAGAAAATACAGCTTATATTAAAAATAAAGAAACTGAAGAACTAAAAAAAATAAATATTCCAAAACTGCTTAAAAGCAAGTATTCTAGGACGCTTAAAATTTGGGATGATAAAATAGAAAATAAACCTAAATTAATTTACTTTATTCCTATTGGAATTTCTGTTATTATGTATTTTATGGTTCTAAATCTTCAACTTACTATGAAATAATTAAAGAAAGAAGGAAAAATTATGTCAATTTACTCTGGGTTCGCTAGAGCATATGATTTTTTAATGAAAGACGTAGATTACGATAAATGGGTACAAATAATAGAAACTTATTTTAAAAAATATAATTATAATGGTAAAGTCATTTTTGAACTCGCATGTGGAACTGGAAATATCACTGAGAGACTATTTAAAAAAGGATATAATATTATAGGCACCGATATTTCCGAGGAAATGCTAATGATTGCCCAAGAAAAATCCTATGAAAATCACCATATGATTAATTTTATCAATCAAGATATGAGAGATATTAACTACAGAAAAAAAGTTGATGCTATACTTAGCATTTGTGATGGTATTAATTATATTACTAGTAGCGATGACTTAAAAAGTGTTATTAACGGAGCTCACAGAATACTTAACGAAAATGGTCTATTCATCTTTGATATTAGCTCTGAATTTAAGCTTAAAAATATTCTATCCAATAATACCTTTGCAGAAGTTTTTGATGATGCATCTTATATTTGGGAAAATTTCTTCGATGAAGAAACTAATATTTTAGAATTTGATTTAACTATTTTTCTTAAATCAGATGATAAAATAAATGATGAAGATTTTTTATATGAAAAATACACAGAAAATCACATTCAAAAAGCTCATTCTATTAAAGAAATAAAAACAGTATTAAATGATAAATTTGAAATTCTTGATATAGTAGATGGTGACACTGGTTATAAATTAATGAATGATTCTCAAAGAATTTTATTTGTTTGTAAAAAAATTTAATTCTTAATAATATTTATGTATTTATCAAAATAGAATACAACTACTATACTTTAAAGCAATAAAATTATAAAAAACTATATTAAAAAGGAGAGTTATGCTAGATAAATATATTTAGTATACATGGAAAAATGTCAAATAAATTAATTAGAGGTATAACAACAGACGGTAATTTTAGATTTTTTTTAATAGATTCAACAAACATGGTAGAAAATGCAAGAAAAATTCATTCTACTACACCCGTAT includes:
- a CDS encoding class I SAM-dependent methyltransferase gives rise to the protein MMSIYSGFARAYDFLMKDVDYDKWVQIIETYFKKYNYNGKVIFELACGTGNITERLFKKGYNIIGTDISEEMLMIAQEKSYENHHMINFINQDMRDINYRKKVDAILSICDGINYITSSDDLKSVINGAHRILNENGLFIFDISSEFKLKNILSNNTFAEVFDDASYIWENFFDEETNILEFDLTIFLKSDDKINDEDFLYEKYTENHIQKAHSIKEIKTVLNDKFEILDIVDGDTGYKLMNDSQRILFVCKKI
- a CDS encoding M20 metallopeptidase family protein gives rise to the protein MYTEIFKFKDEITSLRRELHKIPESGFNEEKTSKFIRDYLDSISIKYKTYAKTGVIGYITIDENLPSIAFRSDMDALSMHELTKHDFKSTHEGFMHACGHDGHMAMLLIFAKYMSSRKDKLTKNIVFIFQPAEEGPGGAEVLLKEGLKEDFNIMEFIGIHLYPETNAGDFSLKSGPMMAMTGEFDIEITGKSGHGAMPHKSLDAIVLSVELIQSFQNIISRTIDPVSPAVLTIGRMECGERRNIIAESAILEGTLRAFDDTVYNLIKEKMLNHAKGLEISYGCKVNTIFRDMYPPVVNDINLYNDFINANKKSFNIELIDPQMLAEDFSYYQKSTPGLFIFLGIRNKEKGHIFPLHSSKFNFDEEILLTGVQSYINLLEYKKILINN
- a CDS encoding type II CAAX endopeptidase family protein, whose translation is MNENYSLLKTNLLYTALTIVFLTIGGYFQNKDFYSGIFITEYIIILLPVFLLAIFTKVNIRKALKINPIKLKTLFKIFIMAFLLLPVIASANLLIISILSFFGKVIMPPIPEVTNGKEFLVQLFFVSISAGLCEEFFFRGMVLNAYEGFFNKKWGVISAALLFGLFHFNIQNLLGPIILGLVFGYIVQLTNSIFASVIAHIANNGIAVTIAFIGSYFASALPDNANSAAALNTPSIVIAQFIFFTIIASISAFGVYLIIKSIAKDYIPLKVSDNININETNYSVMEIEENTAYIKNKETEELKKINIPKLLKSKYSRTLKIWDDKIENKPKLIYFIPIGISVIMYFMVLNLQLTMK